Within the Ranitomeya imitator isolate aRanImi1 chromosome 8, aRanImi1.pri, whole genome shotgun sequence genome, the region tttcacactatctagaaaacgcagtttgagaaagacccgaggcagggtcgaaacgttactacttagtttatactccctgctgtgtgtgtatatatatgaaaattttgtctcaacacatgtgaataaatacatcacatttttgcaaagatataccataagagtgcggctgatttttctatattagtattctggatagtaactttactttcagttcagctgaagagacaaagagaacagacgcagacatacgagctctgaagactcatacaggtatgaattgttatgaaatagtttagctgtctgtcaactgattcagcccacctacttttgaaggtggcagaacagttattatttcttttagttttcatttcatttctatttttcagcagggaactatatagaattatggaatttgtgaggaatatggagagaagacgtttgataaagcctcaggatattctggctactttgcaatccataccggaggatgaatcggaatccgaattgcaggaacatgtatttgattctgacagtgatgaagatttaattcctcagaacatatcaagtgaatctgaagactcagaaggaacaaatccagaaggtaagtagttatgtgtatttatttgttcatccacacactgagttagggcctgtgcacactagcagaattctagccgcaatacaggccgtacctgcccgctcatgcctgaagctccgctccgaaccccgggctggagccgctgtcagggacagagcagcgcttgcttacgcgcgagcacggctccgtcccagacagcggctccagcccggggttcggagcggagcttcaggtatgaaactccgctctgtacctgagcgggcaggtacgggccggattgtggtgagaatatccggtcggatattccgccgctaatccagccagtgtgcacggacccttacaaaacaaaaattctaaatattcatcaacttttttccagatattccaagcacatcaactggggatcgggctcatgcagttatgttgcctcgtgaccatcctcctggtcgtggacagaaaaaatcagcaaaacgtcccagaaatgaaagaacaacagataacgatggcggcgaaggtaatgcaacaacaaacaccagagaaggcgaatctgaaggaatactagtttcagcggatggtattcaatggaaacctgttgaaattggacaatacttgcctggtaggcgtgacagccaaaatattcttcgagaagcacctggccctacaggatacgccagaagaaatatcattatcgatagtcctttgagcgcatggcgtttattttttaattcatatatattgacacatataaagaactgtacgcttgcagaagcatgcaggaacaataatttacagtttactctatctgatgaggagctagatgcattcattgcgatattctatgctcgtggaatatctggcacgaaccgtcactcgattagcagtatttggtgtaatgactggggaataccgttttgcaaagcgacaatgtctagggaccgctttgttgaaattatgaggtttctcagatttgatgagaaatctactcgatcggagagactgcaaacggacaagtttgctctattttctactgtgtgggacaggtttattgaaaattgtattgcgtgttacaaacctggcccatacataacggtggatgagcaacttttcccaagcaaaactaggtgtccattcacgcagtacatgccttccaaaccagataaatatggccacaaatattggctagctgttgataaggagagcaaatatctggcaaatggcttcccttatctaggcaaagatgacacacgccgtgctgaggaccgtttagctgaccatgtggtaatgaagttataagacccgtttttgaaaaaaggtcgcaatgttacaaccgataattattttacttcattaaaattagctaaacagctaaaaagcaaaggaacaaccatcgtgggaacactgaataagataaggcgagaactgcctaaagaaataaaatccatgaaagaggaattgtacaacactaaagtgtttagaaatgaagacaattttacacttacagtatatcaaggaaagcccaacaaaaatgttgtcattttgagttccgtccatccagatgttgttgttgcgtctgattccgccaaaaaaactccagaaacggtaaagttttacaatgaaacaaaatatggagtagatgtagtggatcagatggcacgaaaatataccacacgaacatccacaaggagatggcctgttcatgcatttaaaaatgccttagactttgcgggtataaatgcatgtataatattcaaggagattacccaccaaaaaatgtcacgcaagccatttttgcaaacgcttgtgagagagttgagtggtccttatgtcacagatagggaaaagagttccacgtcccaagtttctacatgttcagaagtgatggttcaaacaaaattttgccagatcaaagaaaagtgcaagaaaaatagatctgtcggcaatcgtaagacttgtggtaagtctttgtgtgggcaatgtactgccataaatcaaaggcaatgcctaaaatgcgaaacaccaaatgtttagaaggtgaattctgcgccatattttcatttttatgctcctccacctacattttctctgctttctgttcttcagttgttgtttatatgtgtgcacttgaataaaaaaaatgtttgaaaaacgtctattataattattgttattttctgtagaaaaataagaaaagcagaaaaaaaacaatcaaaagcattactgttggatctcacaataataatacattacaaaaaatatgattattaataaataaccacaaatgaaactctaaaaataaacgaaaacaagcaaggagtcaaaatgactcctttcagtagttctaggcggggtcacgagtccagtagtcctagtgttaaaccagagagttatgtgccacaaaatagttaataaataacatttcccacatgtgtactttacatcagcacaattttgggaactatcctagaaagctcccaggctcgagatcataagaggcgccctctgctggttgtcctcatatgaactcgagccagggagctttctaggaaagttcccacaatctaggaacagccagcagagggcacctcaccgcaaatgcaggtaaatataggtcattgacttactttaccttcattctccggggttttgcagacataagcaacgttgcattagcaaagctcgtggctgcaaaatattttaaccccttcagatggatttacatcgttggacaattgacgcctctccattattaatttggcttaatgtcaccttacaatagcaaggtgacattaacccctcattacccccatatcccaccgctacacgggaatgggaagagagtggccaagtgccagaataggcgcatcttccagatgtgcctgttctggggtggctgggggcagatgtttttagccggggggggggcaataaccattgaccctctccaggctattaatatctgccctcagtcactggctttaccactctggtggagaaaattgtgcgggagcccacaccaattttttccgccatttaaccctttaatttacttgctagaacggccaaattttgcacatacacactactgacattagtagtgtggaatatgcaaaaaaaaaaatggtgatatgacatggtttactgtatgtaaaccaggtctcatatcatgtcgggtttaggaaggagaaagcaaaagccggtaattgaattaccggctttaaagctatctagcgctgtatgaagtaataatatatatacatatatgtgtctactgacatatacatatatacataaccgacatacggctatacaagggatccatgtgttaaaaaaaaaaaaaaacatatacactgtgtatatatatatatatatatatatatatatatatgtttttggttttttttaacacatggatcccttgtatagccgtatgtcggttatgtatatatgtatatgtcagtagacacatatatgtccgctgcggatccgcagccaaatccgcaccgtgtgcacatagcctaattctaaaggtatgtgcacacgctgtggaaaactctgtgaatccgcagcagtttcccatgagtttacagttcaatgtaaacctatgggaaacaaaaatcgctgtacacatgtcacttctttctgcggattctgcagcggttttacaactgctccaatagtaaactgcagttgtaaaaccgcaacgaaatgcgcagaaaaaccgcggtaaatccgcagcggtgtagcactgcggatttatcaaatccgctgcggaaaaatccgcagaggactagaatacgtgtgcacataccgaaaccctagttcttaccccaaccttagtggaagaaaaaaaaaattctttattttattactgtccctacctatgggggtgacaaggggggggtcatttagtattttttttattttgatcactgtgataggtcacagtgatcaaaatgcacttgaaacgaatctgccggccggcagattcagcgggcgcactgcctatgcgcccgccattttggaagatggcggcgcccaggaaagaagacagacggaccacgggaggctcagtaagtatgatgggggggggattggagcatgggggggtggatcggagcatggggggtggatcggatcacgggggggggggtggatcggatcacggggggggggggtggatcggatcacgggggggtggatcggatcacggggggaggtggatcggagcacgggggggtggattggagaactgggggggtggatcggagtgcaggggggtggatcggagtgcagggggtgtgGTTGGAGCAcgtgggtgggattggagcacgggggcgagcggacaagagcacggggggagtggacaggaggacggaggggagcggagctgtgtaccggactgatcggaggactggggggggatcggtggcggtggggtggtgcagaccagtgtttccagccatggccgatgatattgcagcatcggccatggctggattgtaatatttcaccagttttaataggtgaaatattacaaatcgctctgattggcagtttcactttcaacagccaatcagaagccacccccccccccccccctgggctgtactaccactccccctgtccctgcagatcgggtgaaatgggagttaaccctttcacccgatatgcagggacgcgatcattctgtgatacagcatatgtgtcacaggtcggattggcaccgactttcatgatgcatacgctgtgtcacaggtcgggaaggggttaatataccgcatttttcagactataagacgcaccccaattttggggtgaaaattgcagaaaaaaagattttttttataagatgggggtccgtcttattgtccgaatttacagtatcttacctgagggctggcggtggcagagcagggtcacaggaggcatggtgtcagcaaaggtggggtgatgcggtgtggcgtgcacctgagcagggtcccttcctgcttaggtgggcgacgccacagcctggtgtccatgaaggggggttgcagcagtggtatggcgacggcagaggtgcggggataaggagcggtatggcatgagcagggtcccttccacaggtgaggtgacgcagcggcccggtatccattccaatgtgagcagcagagctgggttaaataccggtttatcggtggcggcggccatcttcctgagtccgcgcgtgcgcagatggagtgctctgcttcccggggcttcaggaaaatggccgcgcgtgcgcagatggagatagcggtggccattttcctgaagccgagatctaaatctgcgaactcggcttcaggaaaatggccaccgcgatctccatctgcgcacacgtggcctcccgcggccattttcctgaagccccgggaagcagagcactccatctgcgcacgcgcgacctcaggaagatggccgccaccaccgataacgccatgattcacccggctctgctgcttaccgggctgctgcatcaccccacctgtggaagggaccccgctcacgctataccgcctcctcatccccgcacctctgccgccgccacaccaccaccggtaagcctgcattacgactataagGCGCATCCCCCATTTCCTTCCCCTTCTTTGAGGGGGGGGGAGtgcgtcttagggtatgtgcacatgtcaggatttcttgcagaaattttcctgacaaaaaccggacatttctgccagaaatccgcatgcgtttttaccgcatttttgacgcgttttttgtgcgttttttcccaaatgcatagaattgcgggaaaaacgcagaaaatccgcaaaaataatgaacatgctcatttttttaccgcgatgcgtttttttcacggaaaaaaacgcatccatgtgcacaaaacatgcagaatgcattctaaatgatagaatgcataatgtatgcgttttaaatgagtttttatagcgtttttagcgtgaaaaaaacacgaaaaaacctgaacgtgtgcacatggccttatagtcgggaaaatacggTAACTGAAGAAAAGTCTTTGACTGTAAAGCTAAGGTTAGTGGACCATATAGTGGCTACATGATATTTGATTGGGCAACAAAGGCGGTTTTTCATTTAGACAGTCCTGATAAAGTGCACAGTTGCTTCATTTATCAAAGCTGCCAACTTCTGTGGAAAATGGAAGCTGAGCTCCGAGTCTTGGCACTTGGCAGTTTTGATAAATTGGGTCCAGTTAATCTGCCCATCTACTAGATGTTTAATAAGACCAGATAGGgttataactccccaacaaaaagGAGTTGGCTGAAAATGTAGTAGCAAGGCTGAAACCTACTATGTAATAAGCAGTATTGCTGGACACATTTTCAGATAAGAGCTGGGTAATGTGGATCCGTGTTTCTCTATGGTTGGTGATGGGCTACTGCACAATTGTTCCCTGAAAACAgtgaggctgccttcacactatcagtatttggtcagtattttacatcagtatgtgtaagccaaaaccaggagtggaacaatcagaggaaaagtataatagaaacatatgcaccacttctgcatttatcacccactcctggttttggaatgcaaatactgatgtaaaatactgatagtgtgacggcagcctgagaaaTATTAATTTCACTGCAGCATTAGTAAACTGATTTCAGTCCTCTCAAAAATGCCAGAAGTAGATGAGCCACTCAGAATATAGGTCTGCCTACCTCTACACCAGGGGGTGGGCACTTAATGTCTCTTAGGGGCCACATGAGACACTGACTGTTGTGGACGCCAGAACAAAACATCCGAAAATGTATTTCTTCTCATTTGTTGTTCTGTATTAATTTTGTCACTTAATATTGAACAGAATGAAGTCTGACTCTGCTCCTGCTAATGCGTGTTGTGATGGGGCTTATTGTAACCTGTATTCTTGCCTGTAGCAGAGAATCCAAACCATGTCATTGTCTCCTGATCAATAgatcccacacacagtaggatgtccccagAGCCCCTCAAACAGTATATCCATTCACAGTATGTCGCCACACCCCCTTACATAGGAAAATGTCCTGACAAAGCCCCCTACAGTTTAATGTTCCCATAAGGCCCCCTGATACACAGAATGATGTCTCCAGAAAGGCCCCCTTACAAAGTACAATGTCTCCAAACAGTCCCCCcgtgcagtataatgcccccttgcACTGTATTATATTCCTCCAGCCTCACTACATAATATTATGTCCCCACAATTTCCCACATTGTTCGGTCAATTAAAAAGAAAAGCGAATAAAGCTTCTCCACTCCTCGCCATATATTGAGCCTCAGGCACAGCTGGCGTGATGTATTGGCGTCTTCACGCCTACTGGGCTCTCAGACACACAGGCTCAGAGGAAGCTGAAGTCTCTGTTCCTTCATTTTCACCGGTATCTGTATCCggagtatgaaactgagatatcggtGGGAAGGAGGATGGTGCGTAGTACGTGACGCCACTGTATCCAGCCCTTTGGCTGTCTCCGGCCCAGCTTTACAATAAACCATTGAGTTTCCCCAGTCAGATGTCCGCATTGAGACATACATGTTCTATACATGGTTGTACAGATGGGACACCTGCCCTTTATAGCACACAAGTCCACCAAAACCCTTTTATCTGCTACATGGATCAAATCTCCCATACATGTTGACTGATCTGTGAAAATCAAAGATGGCACATCAATTCCTTTGCTGTTTAACATGGTAATGGGTAGTGAGGAGAAGCCTCACAATTCTCTCATCTGAGAATCTCTGCTGAAACTTTGACATTCGGCCCATTTTTACATGACTGAAATCGCTGACATCTGAGGCTCGTCCAGGATAACCAAGTGCAAACAGCTCTGTCCCGGCAATCCAAGTCAGACGAGCACAATCTGCATTATTCCACTGGGCCCAGGGCTATATTGTGGGCACTAATGGCAAATCTCCTCATAAAGTGCAGCCAAGAAGAACACCATTACTCCAGACTAGGAAAAATACCAAAGTGATGGATAGAAGTGTCACGTGTGGGGAATCTTTTTTAATTGTTGTGAAGTGACATTACCAGTTGTTGTTGCATACAGGTTTAAACAGGAGAGAAACCTGTGGCTCTAATCCCCAATAATACCCTCTTTGGCAAAAAACAAATGCTTGTCGCATATGGTATCTCAACTTGATATAGATCTGAGATTTGCCTTTATTTCTTCCTTCAGCCATTCCTTGATGCATTTActtgtatgtttagggtcattgtcttgttgcaagGTGGATTTTCTAATAAGCTTTAATCTCTTGACAGATGGTCGTGCGTTATCCTCAAGCACCCTCTTGTACAACGGAGTATTCAACGTGGCTTCAGTGATGGTGAGCTGCTCATACTCTATGCATGCCCTGAATCCAAAAAACGTTGCCATTTTCACCCCAAAAAATGTGATTACTTCAGTCAAatgggtggttttttttttttgcatattgaaaaaaataaaattatttagtTTATATATGAATACCATTTTTATAGATTTTTGTTTACACTTTTGTTTTGCATCCACTGCAGGCCAGTGTCCTCTATACATAACCAAGCTCCAGCCTCGAACGAAGCCTATGCTGCACCACACTATAGTGTAGGTGTCCTTGCACTCAAATTTGGGAGGAAATAATGGTCTTCCTGCCCTcacccaatcccccccccccccccccccccccatgttatTTGTTTTACACTTACCAGTAATATTTCGACTGGAATCTTGCTCTTCATCTGTGATTTGCCTGCACTGTAGTTGCTGGAACTTTCTTTTCCTCACATTCCAGCATGCATTTTGTCTCATTTTCCAATGTCCAAGTGGGCAACTAAAGTGTCGCATAGAGACAATTTGTGTAGGTTGCATACGTGATATATGCGGTGCCGGCTTCTGAGGAGCACAGGGTGCTAAGCAATCAACCAGAAGGTACCATGGTAAGTATTTATATGTGAGCTGGAATAATGGAAAGCTATCAATAATATTTCAATTATAAAGGCTTAGCTCTGGGCTGCTGTACATATAAAAAGGTGCAAAAAATGGTTTCCAGTACATAACCTATGTTCCTTGTAATATACATTTTATAGTTAGTCTTCACCCTGGTTGTGctaaaatgtgtgtgtatataaaatacatacagtggggcaaaaaagtatttagtcagtcagcaatagtgcaagttccaccacttaaaaagatgagaggcgtctgtaatttacatcataggtagacctcaactatgcgagccaaactgagaaaaaaaaatccacaaaattacattgtctgtttttttaacattttatttgcatattatggtgaaaaataagtatttggtcagaaacaaacaatcaagatttctggttctcatagacctgtaacttcttctttaagagtctcctctttcctccactcattgcctgtagtaatggcacctgtttaaacttgttatcagtataaaaagacacctgtgcacaccctcaaacagttgactccaaactccactatggtgaagaccaaagagctgtcaaaggacaccagaaacaaaattgtaggcctgcaccaggctgggaagactgaatctgcaatagccaaccagcttggagtgaagaaatcaacagtgggagcaataattagaaaatggaagacatacaagaccactgataatctccctcgatctggggctccatgcaaaatcccaacccgtggggtcagaatgatcacaagagcggtgagcaaaaatcccagaaccatgcggggggacctagtgaatgaactgcagagagctgggaccaatgtaacaaggcctaccataagtaacacactacgccaccatggactcagatcctgcagttccagacgtgtcccactgcttaagccagtacatgtccgggcccgtctgaagtttgctagagagcatttggatgatccagaggagttttgggagaatgtcctatggtctgatgaaaccaaactggaactgtttggtagaaacacaacttgtcgtgtttggaggaaaaagaatactgaattgcatccatcaaacaccatacctactgtaaagcatggtggtggaaacatcatgctttggggctgtttctctgcaaaggggccaggacgactgatccgggtacatgaaagaatgaatggggccatttatcgtgagattttgagtgcaaacctccttccatcagcaagggcattgaagatgaaacgtggctgggtctt harbors:
- the LOC138647762 gene encoding piggyBac transposable element-derived protein 3-like; this encodes MEFVRNMERRRLIKPQDILATLQSIPEDESESELQEHVFDSDSDEDLIPQNISSESEDSEGTNPEDIPSTSTGDRAHAVMLPRDHPPGRGQKKSAKRPRNERTTDNDGGEGNATTNTREGESEGILVSADGIQWKPVEIGQYLPGRRDSQNILREAPGPTGYARRNIIIDSPLSAWRLFFNSYILTHIKNCTLAEACRNNNLQFTLSDEELDAFIAIFYARGISGTNRHSISSIWCNDWGIPFCKATMSRDRFVEIMRFLRFDEKSTRSERLQTDKFALFSTVWDRFIENCIACYKPGPYITVDEQLFPSKTRCPFTQYMPSKPDKYGHKYWLAVDKESKYLANGFPYLGKDDTRRAEDRLADHVVMKL